A region of the Apium graveolens cultivar Ventura chromosome 6, ASM990537v1, whole genome shotgun sequence genome:
TTACGTAATTAACTATTGAGTTGTATtgaatcgttttcacttttaaaaagtaaatttagtgcaaatttatttgcataaatattttaaatgtctctaaaattgttcttatggctttataatctcaatatttatttttgggattttataaaatctagaaatcaatatttcatcaattatttggccctgtatgattttctaattgcatttattggtaaaattcgtatttaattccagaattcttcaaaaattatgaaattcatattttattaagtttggaatattttgagaattttaaaattattttgggaatttttaggattaaattaacccgcacgtttgttcgttaaatcgtacAATACGGGTATGTCGTGcgattcaaaaatattttaaaaattatgaaaattttattttattagcttctaattattctgagaattttaaaattattttcaataattttttatatttattcactCGCACTTTGGGTCGTTAAAAGTACAAAATCCGAATCAAACCGGGTCTGCAATTCCGTTGAGGACACGTGGCTCGTGATGGCACTGCTGTggtgtaacagcccgcacttccggactattagttctaaatcgaaaactaaaaataaaatatattattactcgataattctaatagatcacgaaattcaaagcagcggtcaaactcaataatcaaaatcataaaaatagagacgcagctccacaaatccgataataattgtctaacagataattaaatttattctctaaaaacaaaatatttattctaattcaaatagcacaaaacgaagcagcacagatctccacatagttctcattccttaatcttaatatgctccaaattccgaacctgaaatgttaaaaggggtgagctacacagctcagcaagtacaaattgactaacttttaaacagaaaaacaatgggtgttttgataaaacgatttttcttaaaacaataataattttgtaaaacattttctaaaataaatccaacccaaagttttatattttataagtcagagtttaaaacagaacagagcagaatttataacagtatagattttataacagatctgaacagaataaaacagaacgaaacgataattcttataaataccacagtcttgatctacggccacactttgccagtagccggcatctaattcttattcttattctttataccacactttgccagtggtcggcatctaaagttcaataattacgcgcccttaataggtatctaaagttgcacacttgtgcgcctactaagggtatctaaggctagttccggaactatagcgtaaattacgaacgggttcgaaaacgtagagactgggttctaaaattcacaaatacttatatcttataatttcaaaatcaaaattcttatatcttatacgaaattaaaaacagaactgaaatatctttttcgaaaattaaaagtaagtcaaaagtacttacctcaaagcctgaccagatctgaatttactctttttgaccctctaaacgatattttcttgaaaaacacgaaacacgaaagctgaagataacgaaaagacctttctgaaaagtccagaatcactaaattctgacttacgatgaattttctacgaattttacaagacagctgatttttgctgagaaagtcctacgaattttaatgataaaaacaaggaatacgaatatggtgtatttataacgatacaaaaccctatatctcaactaggaaataataatatttcctcctaaagatttacaacctctccaagtaaattccataaataaaatatttgatacacacaattacctaaactaaaaaaatttcgattttctaaattattcttacacttatttccacaaataacaaatcttttcacaaatcaactaccttgcacaaaatgttttcagaatattctaattttaaaatatttatctagacaaattaatatctaatttctaataaataaattaaaaataaaattacgaattttacattcttccctccttaaaagaatttggtccccaaattcacataacataaataaattaaataagtcACTAAAGAAAAGAAATCATACCTTAATTGCGATAGTTGTCATTTCCTGTCAGCTGAAACACACGTCCTTTGCCCATCTTGTTATCTGCTTCCTTCCTTGGTGGCGGTGGCGGATTGTGCGGACAATTCGAAATCTTATGTCCTACTTCTCCGCAATGAAAACAAGCACCTGTATTCCAACGACAGACTTTGTCCGGATGATTCTTGCCGCACCTGGTACACGTCTCTCGATCACCTTGACCCCCGATGTTATCGTACACGTGTGGCTTCTTGAGTGGTCCCCCTTGAAAAGATTGCCCACTAGTTTGAGTGAACCGCCTCTTATTCCAACTGCCAGACGCCTTTTCAGATTCTGCCAAGCCCCTTTCGATCACTAACGCCTTGTTGAGGACAGTCTCGTACGTCTGAAGTTCAAACGACGCCACTGAATTCCTGATGTCACTTCGAAGTCCCTCCTCTAATCTTCGTGCTCGACTGCTCTCATCTGCTACTAGGGTCGACGCGTACTTCGCAAGCTTTGCAAATTCTGCTTCGTATTCAATGACGGTTCTTCCACCTTGTTGAAGTCGAATGAAGTCCCTCTCTTTCTGCAGACGAACTGTTCTCGGAAAGTACTTGTCCTCTAAAGCCTTCTTGAACTTTGCCCAAGTGTACGGTTCATGATTTTCTTCAAGATTTGTCGTCTCATTCTTTCTCTTTTCCATAAGCCACCAGTCGTAAGCGCTTCCTTGCAATTGGTACACAGCTAAGGTCACCTTCTGTTCCTCATTGCTCCCCAGAAGTCCgaaagctttttccatctcttgGATCCACATCTCAACGATAGCCGGGTCTGTAGCTCCATCAAAAGTTGGCGGGTTCAAACGCTTGAATTGAGAGACGATGTTGGGCTTCGGTTGCTGATTCACA
Encoded here:
- the LOC141665883 gene encoding uncharacterized protein LOC141665883; this translates as MDGENQNNNENQGNNDEGGNVFDQLAETLAVLVNQQPKPNIVSQFKRLNPPTFDGATDPAIVEMWIQEMEKAFGLLGSNEEQKVTLAVYQLQGSAYDWWLMEKRKNETTNLEENHEPYTWAKFKKALEDKYFPRTVRLQKERDFIRLQQGGRTVIEYEAEFAKLAKYASTLVADESSRARRLEEGLRSDIRNSVASFELQTYETVLNKALVIERGLAESEKASGSWNKRRFTQTSGQSFQGGPLKKPHVYDNIGGQGDRETCTRCGKNHPDKVCRWNTGACFHCGEVGHKISNCPHNPPPPPRKEADNKMGKGRVFQLTGNDNYRN